AtactagttgttttttaaataattattatattaaaatatatataagtaatatttttttatttttaaaaaattatttttaatatcaatgtatcaaaatgatttaaaatatttaaattatattaaattttaattaaaaaaaatttaaattttttaaaaaaacagtttaCACTGAGTTTACACGGTTCTCAAATGGTTTCTAAACTTCTCAGCAACTtccacaattatatatatatatatatatatcatctttGCAAAGGACTTCAAATTTGTGAGAAAATAACAAGCAAATTAACGTCACTCCTCTCCATACTCTTCAACCTACCTTTTCCCAATTTGCTATATAGATTGATAAAACTGTCCCAGCTATGGCTTCCACGGACTCTGAGTCTCCGTTCTCTTCTTCGTCTTCATCCTCTAGACATAGAAGGAACTATGATGTTTTTCTAAGTTTTAGAGGAGAAGATACCCGCAAGAACTTTACAGATCATCTCTATACCGCCTTAATCCAGGCCGGAATTCATACTTTTAGGGATGACAATGAACTTCCTAGAGGAGAAGAAATCTCTCCACAGCTTGTCAAGGCAATTGAAGGATCAAGGATTTCTATAGTGGTCTTCTCCAAACAATACGCTTCCTCTAGATGGTGTCTTGACGAACTTGTAAAGATTCTTGAGTGCAGGCAAAACATTGACCAGGTTGTTCTTCCTATATTCTATGATACGGAGCCTTCAGATGTCCGAAAACAGACCGGGAGTTATGCAAAAGCTTTTGATGAACATGAAGAACGCTTCAAGGAAGAAATGGAGAAGGTCAACAAGTGGAGAGGAGCTCTTGCAGAAGCGGGACATCTATCTGGATGGGGTTTACACAATGAGGCAAATGGGTATATCTTTACCTTCTCTGTCACAGATCCACCTGCACATATCaacataaacaatttttttattattatcaatttaagcTTGATATTTTCActtcaattatatattaatttttaattgcaaTATTTAGAGGTAGCAAATTAATTTCTAAGTTTTTTCCCAAAcagagttaaaaaaatttaataagttcgtttttttttaaataatcattaattataattcGCAACCTTTTCTCTGAGTGCTAGATGTGTAAACATATATACATGCATTTTAGTTGGTTACTAGCTTTCcatatcttttctttatatatatccaataaaaaaagctttaaaaaaaaagttactgcTAGATACATGTATCCATGCTCATTTATGAATATGAATATTGATCAATTTTACTAAATtagataataatagaaatagatcGATAAAGCCAACAAGACTTATGAAGGATTAGAGGTTCACCTTTCCCGTGGAAGTATTGTTGGAAGATTCAAAGGATTAgacattatttattaattgaataaaaattaaaaagcatcgGTTTTTCATTGCAGTTTGTGAGGGGATGAATTGtaaatttacataatttttttttatttattttttctttagatttaataacttttatttatttattcattggtttttttaaaaaaaattttttactACTGCGTTAATAATTTGCTTTTTACATGACATTCTCTTTAtgattgacttaaaaaaaagaatagaaatttaattttattatttacaagagattgaaaatgaagaaatcatttaaaaaaaatagtttccctttttctttttattattttcttctttcattatttttcttttctttttaattttatctttaaatattatgttGATTTGAGATTTGATATTAATAACATGTTTCAATCTACTTTTTACAtggttattttgattaaaaaaaaaatcttcttattaggttgaatttcattataaaaaataatcaaatttgatattaaaattttccaCGTTAGTTGTGAGAGGATTgacattaaaatgtttttgagctttcaatttgcaaaaaaaaataaagatcaagattgagagatatttttctatttattttttttaactaattttgaagttcttttaagaggagaaattaattttttcttaatttttttaggttataagaattgtaaattgatttttaaaataaaaaaaatacacaacgTGATCTTTTCAACAACTTCAATTAGGTTTATAAATGATGTAATTgttgaaaattagatttataaataacatgtaactgcttcttttttaataaagggaGCTTGGGTAGGCCACTACACCTGGGCTTTTATCATATGAACCAAGTAGGTTGGGCTACTTGCCTACCCAAGCACAACATGATAAAATGCATCATGTCATCATGTTGTGCttgatttaaccaaaaaaaaattaattttattatttacaagagattaaaaataaaaaaatcaaaatttaaaaaaatatttgccccttttctttttctttttctttttttattaatttttattttctttataattttactcTTCAATAGTATGTTGACTTGGGATTTAGTGTTGATAAttagtttcaatttatttttttatgtggctatcttaattataaaaaaaatcttgatattaggttcaatttcattaacaaaaaaagctaaatttgatattaaagtATTATACTTGATGAGAGAAGTgttattaaagtatttttaggtttttaatttgcaaaaaaaaaaaaaacaataaagagggATTAAGAGAGatatttccttgtttaattttgttttttatttaaataattttagagttttttgatttgaaaaattagatGTTTTAGGTAATAAGAAGTTTTTCATGTGAAATTAGGATAGAAATTGgatttttggataaaaacaaTACCCTGCTTAATCTTACCAATAActtcctttgttttttactgGGTGCAAGCTTGGCCAAAGTCACCACACCTGCTTTTTTCATGAGGTACAAGCAAGTTGGGCATCGAGGGTCACATGTTtgacttgtttttaattttatgtttttttaaaaataaattaagaatatattttaaatattattttattaaatttttatttttttctcaagtaaaataataaaaatacttttgtaaTATTagcaacattttatttttttgcaatacatcataattgttttgttctttttaattttttttaattgttttatcacgattctttatttttattatcatgtaattaaaaaatagcttaaaaataaatttattaaatccacTTGGGATTATGATCCAAATGACTAGTTTGACAGATCGACCcgaataaattcaatatttaactagtcgttttaattttttttttaaaaaaattaatcatgcttttaccaattatttatatattttttaaatttattaagtcTACCATATCATATTAGATTAATCTTTATataatttacttgaaaatataagtCAGTTATCGATTCAgattaaaagatttcaaatttaaCTAACTGTAATGTTTTAGGTTaatgattaaaattaacttaattattagaaaataagttaatgactgaatttatttttttatgatcaagAAAATTTTGGCTCAACCTGCTTGGTAGTGTTGGCTAATTATCTAATATTTAACTAATGTTGGATATAAAATTTTTGGCAAAAGCTCTGATAAATAGTGATAAACAGAATAACTTTATTGTATTCAATAAAAGAATTCTGTACAAAATATTGATACTTGGACACCAACTAAGGTGTATGACACACTCGCACACTAGACGCTCTCTTTTAATCATAAAGCTCACGTCGCCCGCTCACCGCGCACACAACTCTTTCTCTACTCGCAACCGCCACTCTTTCTCTTCTCACACTCTGCACTAACTTTTTACATGTATATATGGACTGCTAGGTCTGTTTGACACCTAGAGACTTCTAATAGAATATCATTTACAAGAAAGGATgacttgatcttttttttaagagaattcTAGAAATGGATGAGCTAGATTTTCAAGATGCACTTCCTTGAATACCTTTCTTTCTCTATGAACAGATATGAAGCGGAATTCATCAAAAGGATTGTCAGTGATGTAGCTTGTAAACTGGGAAACAAAACCTTGCACGTAGCCAAACACCCAGTAGGTATTTATTCCAGAGTTCAGGGAATTATTTCTTTGCTAAAAGGTGCAAAACCTGATGTTGGCATCGTGGGAATACATGGGATAGCTGGAATAGGCAAGACAACAATAGCAAAAGCTGTGTTTAACAAACtttattttggatttgaggGAAGCAGTTTTGTTTCGGACGTCAAGGAAATATCAGATAAGCCGAATGGTCTGGTTGAATTACAAGAGCGCCTTCTTCATGATATTCTGAAACCAAATGTTTGGAAGGTCAGTAATGTTTATGAAGGAATGAATTTGATCAAAGAACGACTTCATCGTAAGAAAATTCTAGTTGTTTTTGACGATGTGGACAAAAGGGAACAACTGGAGGCATTGATGGGAGAGAGATGTTGGTTTGGTGCTGGAAGTATAATAATCGTTGTAACTAAGAATAAGCATCTGCTAACAGAAGTGGGGGTAGATGCAATGTATCATGCTAAAGAATTGGATCGAGACCAGTCTCTTCAGCTTTTCAGTTTGCATGCTTTTAGAGACACCCGTCCAGCAAAGGATTATGTGGAGCTGTCAGACAAGGTAGTTAACTACTGCCAAGGACTTCCTTTGGCTCTACAAATTTTGGGTTCTCATTTGTCCATAAGAGACAAAGCTGGATGGAAAATCGATATTGACCATTGGCAAAATACTCCGCATGATGATATTCAAGGAAAGCTTAGAGTAAGTTTTGATGCACTGAATGTGGATACAAGCGAGATATTCCTTGATATTGCGTGCTTTTTTGTTGGTAGAGACAAAGAATATGTAGCCGATATAGTTGGTGCTCGTTACGATTGCCATCCAGAAGTAGCTTTCAGAACTCTCATTGGAAGGTCTCTCATAACAATTGACACCGAGAATCAGAATAGGTTAAGTATGCATGATATATTACGAAAGATGGGAAGGGAGATTATTCGTCAAAGGTCGCGTAACCATCCTGGAAATTGCAGCAGAATTTGGCTTCCCAAAGATGCATACAATGTACTCTCCAAGGAAATGGTAAGAGCTCATTACTTTGTATATTAATTGTTGTACTGTAGATTCATACACTCTTATTTATCTTATGAATTTCTTGTCAAATTCATAATTACCTTACATCAATATAATTCATCAACTTAGGATCACAGCTGAATATACAATATATCACAGCAAACAgataaaaatccaacaattttttatgagatttgtTTATATCTCTCTATAGGataaattttcattataattagaATAATACAAGTTTACTTAActctaaatataaatttcaagcaaattaaattttcataacacAATAAATTGTTCCTATATAGAATACCTTAAAAAGCCTGGTCTTTTTGGCCTTAAGTGATTTTTTACAATAACAGCAGAGACGTGGTACAAGTTAGTCACATGCAATGATTCAAGGATACTCAACAAATCACGTACGATCTTTTCTAGCCACTACTCCTCATTATACTATATCCTATCATCTTAATTACATTTCTTATCTTTCATCAATCATTCCtaacagtttttattttttctgcatCAAGAGCATGCTTAATTAACATGTGATGGGAAAGAACTACACTCATCTTGACTAGTTCATAGAACAAAATTAACGGGtacataaggaaagaaagggGGGAAGAACACCGAACGAAAAACAGAGAGAAGCTCGAGAGGGACACCACCGAAAAAATTAGTGTTAGACTCTACCATGCATTTTCCCTCTACCGTACATTttccttaaaaatttaaatttaacatgTATAGTAGTTGAAATGAATATGATTATAAAGTAAATAACATAATCAGCCAACAACGGGGCATGGCCATCAAACGCAAGTTCTAATGAAGTGCTTAAACAATGTTATCATATAGTATTTTATGGGATATCTGGaccacaaaaaacaaattgatcttaaagaataaaaaactagatTGAAATGCGTTGTTTCAACTTATTCTTCACCATCTTGCACTTTGATTAAAAGCTCGGaataataactttatataaataaataaaataatttaattagagatttttAGGCATTTTATCAAGATATAATAACTGAAGTGTTATTGCTTATATGAGCTTGTTAATGCTCATCTTCTTTCTAACTCCCTTATTGTTAGTGAATTCCAGCTTACCTTGTAAACTGGTTCATTAATAAATATCTCGattgctttttctttcttaatttttttttttaaaaaagaatatataacaGAAATGCTAGGTGGTCGTGGGTTCTTACCTGAAATTGGTATCAACATTCTCATCCAAAGAATATGCATGATTATTGTCAtgatattttaatgcatttttttggCTATTTTTAGGGAACAGATGCTGTGGAGGGTCTGGCACTAGATTTGCAAGAATCTTTTAGCACAAAATCGTTTACAAAAATGAGACGTTTAAAATTACTCCAAATCAATGAAGCACATCTTGTGGGAAGCTACAGTCTTCTCCCCAAAGAGTTGATATGGCTTTGTTGGTCTCAATGCCCTTTGAAATCTTTGCCGTCTGATTTTCACTTAAACGACCTTGTTATACTTGATATGCATAACAGTAACGTACGAAAACTTTGGAAGGGGACTAAGGTAAAATATATGCATTAGGCACTCAAAATTCTcgctaattaaatttaatttagagtTACATTTCTTCACATAGccatttttctcttattttctcaTTGCTTTGACAGATTCTTAACAAGCTGAAAATCCTCAATCTCAGCCTTTCCAAGTACCTTGCTAAAACGCCGAACTTTCGAGGACTCTCTAGTTTGGAGAGACTAATACTTACTGGATGCACGAGTTTGGTTAAGGTACATCAATCTATTGGAAATTTGAAGAGCCTTGTTTTGTTGAACTTGCATTACTGTGACAGCCTAAAGACTCTTCCAGAAAGCATGGGTAACTTAAAATCTCTTCAAACTCTGAACGTTGCTGAGTGCTCACAACTTGAGAAATTGCCAGAGAGTTTGGGTGACATAGAATCCTTAACAGAATTGTTTACAAAGGGTACTGCGATTAAGCAACTTCCTACTTCAGCTAGATATTTGAAGAAGCTGACAAAGTTATCATTTGGTGGATACAACTACTTACCTGATCGACCATCAAAATCCCGGTTTCCAAGATTTTCATCGTGGCTTTCATCACAAAGCTGTTCTAGCTCCATATCTATGCTACCACCCTCTTTCACTAGTTTCAGCTCATTGAAAGAACTAAGTCTAAGTTATGCTGGTTTGTCTGAAGCTACAAGTTCCATTGATCTTGGGAGTTTGTCCTTTCTTGAAGAATTGGATTTGTCTGGAAACAAATTCTTCAATCTGCCTTCTGGCATTAGCCGCCTTCCTAAGCTTCAATGTTTGAGGGTTGAGAGATGCAGGAATCTTTTATCAATCTCAGAGCTTCCATCAAGTGTCCTGTTCTTGTCTATCAATGATTGCACATCCATTGAAAGAGTTAGTGCACCACTTCAGCATGAAAGACTACCATTACTGATTGTAAAAGGGTGCCGAAATTTAATAGAGATTCAGGGCATGGAATGTGCGGGCAATAACTGGtccattttgaatttaaatggCTGCAACAATTTATCTGAAAACTATAAAATGAGTCTTATTCAGGTtgtctctctttctctgtctCTTCGCTTACTTGAACACAAACATTGAGCATGTAAATATGGTAGTTTTTGGAACTCAAGTTTTAATTACTTTCATTGAAATCAACAGGGATTATGCAAAGGTAAACATTATGACATTTGCCTTGATGGTGGTGAGATACCAGAATGGTTCAGCCATCGTGGAGAAGGATCTGCATTATCATTTCATTTACCTTCAGTTTCAGTTGCAGATGGTAATAAACTCCAAGCGCTGCTTCTTTGGGTTGTCTCGGCCTCCACCAATGAAGCAATTccagaaacaccatttctccaGTTTGATATGTGTGTTGCTACTTTCAAAAATAAGAGCAATGGTATTGAATTGTTTGAGACGATGGCGGCAATTACGTTTGACAGAACTATCACGAAGCATTCTTGGATACAGCATATACCGTTGATTGGGTTAGAGGAATCGCTGCAAGGTGTAGAGGAATTGGAAGTGAATGTCAGAATAAGCTTATATGATGTTCGAAAATTTTGGGTAGAAAAATGCGGGGTACATTTGATAATGGAAAAGAATAAAGCAGATTCAGATCAGGAAATTGATATTCATGCTCTAGGCTCCGATGATCAGCAGTTGGAAAGTAGTTTGATAAGAGAGTTGCAAAAATGGAAAATCACCAGTTGCAGTAAATTTGGATAGCATAAAAACAtagaatatgtttgttttttgttttttttttttccatgtttttggATCACAGGGTGCTGGATCTGTGGTATGGTTTTCTTGGCATTTCGGACTGATAAATGAGTGACACAAACTTGCAAAGTCTATTTCAATGAGGACAATGGAACTGTATATCTATTTATCaccattaatttattaatagttgCTGTGCTTGCTTCGGATCGTGATTCAAGTCGTTCTCTTCCATGTAGACGAATGAAGGGAAAGCTAAACCTAGTCCACCATCACTATGAACCAAGTTCATAAAATTTCTATACATCATTGAAATTATTCACATTATTTTGTGATGGATAAGATACGTAAGATAAGCCAGATCATTCGATTGAAGAATCAGAAAGGGATCGTGACATTGCCAGTCAAGAAGGAACATGAGACATATCAGCAACAGCTTCTACTAATGAGCAGTGGAAGAGTGTCCGACCACATTGAGGAGTTGTGGAAAtgtctttgctttgctttgcttttgtAGGAAAGGATACTACAATTCTACAGTTGTATTAAATTTGTTACCTTTCTCTTTAAGACAAAGCAAATCGTGACAAATTAAAAGCATTTTCGTCTAAAAAGGTCTTATATATATGAACTACCATGCGCCTCTTATAAAAGCTTTCAATCTGTCTTATGTCTGTagggaattccgaccggtgatgtactgataatTGTTCATAGGAGGggaagcacactgacacaatatttaacgtggttcggcaaaccgcctacatccacgggagaagcCATTGCATTATATAGGGAGAGAACAAGATTTACAACAATAGAGAAGGAGGAATTATCCCCTCTTTAGCAACTCTCAACctcact
This genomic interval from Populus nigra chromosome 11, ddPopNigr1.1, whole genome shotgun sequence contains the following:
- the LOC133668535 gene encoding disease resistance protein RPV1-like isoform X1; the protein is MASTDSESPFSSSSSSSRHRRNYDVFLSFRGEDTRKNFTDHLYTALIQAGIHTFRDDNELPRGEEISPQLVKAIEGSRISIVVFSKQYASSRWCLDELVKILECRQNIDQVVLPIFYDTEPSDVRKQTGSYAKAFDEHEERFKEEMEKVNKWRGALAEAGHLSGWGLHNEANGYEAEFIKRIVSDVACKLGNKTLHVAKHPVGIYSRVQGIISLLKGAKPDVGIVGIHGIAGIGKTTIAKAVFNKLYFGFEGSSFVSDVKEISDKPNGLVELQERLLHDILKPNVWKVSNVYEGMNLIKERLHRKKILVVFDDVDKREQLEALMGERCWFGAGSIIIVVTKNKHLLTEVGVDAMYHAKELDRDQSLQLFSLHAFRDTRPAKDYVELSDKVVNYCQGLPLALQILGSHLSIRDKAGWKIDIDHWQNTPHDDIQGKLRVSFDALNVDTSEIFLDIACFFVGRDKEYVADIVGARYDCHPEVAFRTLIGRSLITIDTENQNRLSMHDILRKMGREIIRQRSRNHPGNCSRIWLPKDAYNVLSKEMGTDAVEGLALDLQESFSTKSFTKMRRLKLLQINEAHLVGSYSLLPKELIWLCWSQCPLKSLPSDFHLNDLVILDMHNSNVRKLWKGTKILNKLKILNLSLSKYLAKTPNFRGLSSLERLILTGCTSLVKVHQSIGNLKSLVLLNLHYCDSLKTLPESMGNLKSLQTLNVAECSQLEKLPESLGDIESLTELFTKGTAIKQLPTSARYLKKLTKLSFGGYNYLPDRPSKSRFPRFSSWLSSQSCSSSISMLPPSFTSFSSLKELSLSYAGLSEATSSIDLGSLSFLEELDLSGNKFFNLPSGISRLPKLQCLRVERCRNLLSISELPSSVLFLSINDCTSIERVSAPLQHERLPLLIVKGCRNLIEIQGMECAGNNWSILNLNGCNNLSENYKMSLIQGLCKGKHYDICLDGGEIPEWFSHRGEGSALSFHLPSVSVADGNKLQALLLWVVSASTNEAIPETPFLQFDMCVATFKNKSNGIELFETMAAITFDRTITKHSWIQHIPLIGLEESLQGVEELEVNVRISLYDVRKFWVEKCGVHLIMEKNKADSDQEIDIHALGSDDQQLESSLIRELQKWKITSCSKFG
- the LOC133668535 gene encoding disease resistance protein RUN1-like isoform X2, yielding MASTDSESPFSSSSSSSRHRRNYDVFLSFRGEDTRKNFTDHLYTALIQAGIHTFRDDNELPRGEEISPQLVKAIEGSRISIVVFSKQYASSRWCLDELVKILECRQNIDQVVLPIFYDTEPSDVRKQTGSYAKAFDEHEERFKEEMEKVNKWRGALAEAGHLSGWGLHNEANGYEAEFIKRIVSDVACKLGNKTLHVAKHPVGIYSRVQGIISLLKGAKPDVGIVGIHGIAGIGKTTIAKAVFNKLYFGFEGSSFVSDVKEISDKPNGLVELQERLLHDILKPNVWKVSNVYEGMNLIKERLHRKKILVVFDDVDKREQLEALMGERCWFGAGSIIIVVTKNKHLLTEVGVDAMYHAKELDRDQSLQLFSLHAFRDTRPAKDYVELSDKVVNYCQGLPLALQILGSHLSIRDKAGWKIDIDHWQNTPHDDIQGKLRVSFDALNVDTSEIFLDIACFFVGRDKEYVADIVGARYDCHPEVAFRTLIGRSLITIDTENQNRLSMHDILRKMGREIIRQRSRNHPGNCSRIWLPKDAYNVLSKEMILNKLKILNLSLSKYLAKTPNFRGLSSLERLILTGCTSLVKVHQSIGNLKSLVLLNLHYCDSLKTLPESMGNLKSLQTLNVAECSQLEKLPESLGDIESLTELFTKGTAIKQLPTSARYLKKLTKLSFGGYNYLPDRPSKSRFPRFSSWLSSQSCSSSISMLPPSFTSFSSLKELSLSYAGLSEATSSIDLGSLSFLEELDLSGNKFFNLPSGISRLPKLQCLRVERCRNLLSISELPSSVLFLSINDCTSIERVSAPLQHERLPLLIVKGCRNLIEIQGMECAGNNWSILNLNGCNNLSENYKMSLIQGLCKGKHYDICLDGGEIPEWFSHRGEGSALSFHLPSVSVADGNKLQALLLWVVSASTNEAIPETPFLQFDMCVATFKNKSNGIELFETMAAITFDRTITKHSWIQHIPLIGLEESLQGVEELEVNVRISLYDVRKFWVEKCGVHLIMEKNKADSDQEIDIHALGSDDQQLESSLIRELQKWKITSCSKFG